The following is a genomic window from Candidatus Tanganyikabacteria bacterium.
GCGCCGGGCAATCTCCGAGGCTCCCAGGCTGCCAGCGTCATCTCCGAGCGCCGAGGGCAGGACGCGCGGCGGGCCGGCCGGCCGGCGGAAGCACTCGGCCTGGGCCTTGGCGCGGATCGGCGCCACGAAGTTATCGCCCAGCTTTTCGACCAGGCCGCCGCCGACGACCACGACCTCCGGATCCAGGACGTTGATCAGGTTGGCGACGAACGTGCCGAGGTGATCCTGCGCCCGGGCGAGCACCTCCATGGTCAGCGCGTCGTCGGCGGCCAGCGCGCGTTTGAGGATCCCCGACGTGATCCGCGTCTTGCCGCGCTTTTCCATGATCTCCAGCACGACGCTCTTGCGGCCGGCCGCGATGGCGGCGCGGAGGTCCCGTTCGATGGCGGTCCGGCTGGCGAAGGCCTCGATGCAGCCCTTGCGGCCGCAGCCGCATTCCGGGCCGCCCGGCGCCACCACCATGTGGCCGATCTCGCCGGCCGCGCCGCTGTGGCCGCGATAGAGTTCCCCGCCCAGGATGATGCCGCCGCCCAGGCCCGTGCCGATCCAGACGCCGATCGCCGAGGCCGCCCCCTTGGCGGCACCGAACGTGTGCTCGCCCATGATCGCCGACTGCACGTCGCCGGCGGCAAACGACGGGAGACCGGTCTCGTCTTGCAGCAACCGCGTGAACGGGACGTCGAGCCACCCGAGGTTGACGGCCTTGGCCATGAACCCGGTGTCGGGATCCAGAGTGCCTGGGGCGCCCACGCCCAGGGCCAGGAGATCGCCCATGTCGACGCCCGCCGCGCCCGCCGCCTCGCGCACGATCCTGGCGATCTCGCGGATCACCGGCCCGGGATCGGCATTCGGCGGCGGCGTGTCGGCCTCGGCCAGGCCCAGCACGTTGCCGGACGGGTCGGCCACCACGGCCGAGAGGCTCGTCCCGCCGAGATCCACGCCGGCCACCAGCTGCTTTTTCATCGCGCGCTTCCCCCTGGCGAGCAGTTTAACGCGGAACGCGGCTGGAGGGCTCGTGCTCGGAGATCGGCCAGCGGTTGACCGTGATGAGCCGTGCCGCCAGGTCGAATGCGAGATACGCCCAGCTCCATTGCAGGAGCACGAAGAGCCGGCTGCGGAACCCGATCAGGTACATGATGTGCACGAACAGCCAGGCGAGCCAGGCCACCGGACCGGTGAGGCGCCGCCCGCCGGGAAACTCGGCGATTGCCGCGGCGCGCCCGATGGTGGCCATGCTCCCGGGGTCGCGGTAGCGGAAAGGTTGCCGGGGACGGCCTTGCAGGCTCGCCGCTATGTTGCGCGCCGCCGCCTTGCCACCCTGGATGGCCACCTGCGCGACGCCCGGCAGGGGTTTGCCTCCCTGGTGCGTGAAGCAGGCCAGATCGCCGACGACGAATGCCTCGGGATGGCCGGGAATCGACAGGTCGGGCTCGACCACCACGCGGCCGGCCCTGTCGCGGTCGCAGGCCATGCCGGCCGCGACCGGGCAGGCGCGAACGCCGGCGGCCCACAGGATGGTGCCGGCCCGCAATACTTCTCCGTCGAGATGGACCGCGCCGCCCGCGATGCCGGTGACGCGGGTATCGGTGCGGATGCCCACCCCGAGGCGCTGCAGATCGCGCGTGGCGGCTTTCGCGAGTCCCTCGTCGAAAGTCGGCAGGATGCGGGGCCCGCCCTCGATCAGCAGGATCCGCGCCTGGGCCGGGTCGATGCGCCGGAACTCGCGCCGCAGCGTGTGGCGCGCCAGTTCGGCCAGGGCGCCGGCCAGTTCGACCCCGGTCGGCCCGCCGCCGATCACGATGAAGTTGAGCAGCCGCGCCTTCTCGGCGGGATCCTCGGCGCGCTCGGCCGCCTCGAAGGCCGTGAGGATCCGTCGCCGGATCTCGAGCGCATCCTCGATGGTCTTGAGGCCCGGGGCGGCCGCCTCCCACTCGGGCCGCGCGAAGTAGGACGTCTCGGCGCCCGTGGCCAGGATCAGGTAGTCGTAGTCCAGCTCCTCGTCGGCCAGGATCACCTTCCGGGCCGCCAGGTCCACGCCCGTCAGCTCGGCCATCACGGTGCGGGCGTTGTCCTGGCGTTCAAGGATGGCGCGGATCGGGTAGGCGATGTCGGCCGGGTGCAGGCCGCCGATGGCAACCTGGTACAGCAGGGGCTGGAAGAGGTGGAAGTTGCGCCGATCCACGAGGGTGACGGCGACCGGCGCGCGCGCCAGGCCCTTGGCGGCCTCGAGGCCTCCGAACCCCCCGCCCACGATCACGACCCGCGGCAGTGCCCCCATCGCGCGCTAGTCTAGCGCGAAGAGGCTTCTACCGCTTGCGGACGATCCCTCCGGTCGTGCGCTGCGTGAAGAGGTCATTCAGCGTGAGCCCGGGCCCCAGCTTGATCGCGTCCATGCCGGCTCGTCCCTCGACCACGGCGCGCGGGATGGCCGACTGGCGCAGGGCCGCCACGTGGGCTCGCTGGCGGGCGTTGGCCTCGCGGTCGCGGCGCTGGCGCTCGTAGATGCTCTCGATGGTGCGGCCCTCGGCGCTCTGCGGGTCTATCGGCCGCCCGTTCCGGAAGATGACGTTGCCGGTCGAGAACGTCCAGCGCAGCCGATCGGGCGGCATGACTGGCCGGACGGGCGCCGGCTTAGCGGCTGGCGGCGGGGCCGCTGGCGCGGCGTCTGGAGCGCCGGAGGGACCGCCAGCCCCGGCCGGGAGCCCGGCCAGGAGGCCGTGCAGGGCGCCCAGCAAGCCCGCCATGGAAGGACCGACCGCACCAGCTACCACGCATTCCCTCCCGGTAATGAAGTGTTCAAACCAGGACATTCATCGGCTGGACGGGCGGGGACCTGGTAAAGGAGGCGGTAAGTTCTGGCTAAGTTCCAGGGGAGGCATCGGGGACGCCGGTACGTAGTAACTACCGACCGGCCGGGATCCCAATCGGGGTCAAACTGAGCCGGCCGGCGGCGACGCGATTACCGCTCGTCCCGATCCGCCGATCGACCGCTCTTTTGCAGCGAATAGCTGGGTATATCAGTCGAGGTGAGCCAAGCTCACCAGCTTCGCCAAGCTGACATGGAGGGTCCATGGGGCGAAGAAAGATCGTTTCAGTTTTCAGGCTTGCGGGTGTCCTCGGGCTGGTCGGCATGACCGCCTGCGCGCCCCCGGATTCGCCTGGCGGCCTGGCTTCGTCCGCGTTGCCTCCCATCGAGGGGGCCGTCACGTTCGGTGCTACTGAACCGGCCGGCCGCCA
Proteins encoded in this region:
- a CDS encoding NAD(P)/FAD-dependent oxidoreductase, which encodes MGALPRVVIVGGGFGGLEAAKGLARAPVAVTLVDRRNFHLFQPLLYQVAIGGLHPADIAYPIRAILERQDNARTVMAELTGVDLAARKVILADEELDYDYLILATGAETSYFARPEWEAAAPGLKTIEDALEIRRRILTAFEAAERAEDPAEKARLLNFIVIGGGPTGVELAGALAELARHTLRREFRRIDPAQARILLIEGGPRILPTFDEGLAKAATRDLQRLGVGIRTDTRVTGIAGGAVHLDGEVLRAGTILWAAGVRACPVAAGMACDRDRAGRVVVEPDLSIPGHPEAFVVGDLACFTHQGGKPLPGVAQVAIQGGKAAARNIAASLQGRPRQPFRYRDPGSMATIGRAAAIAEFPGGRRLTGPVAWLAWLFVHIMYLIGFRSRLFVLLQWSWAYLAFDLAARLITVNRWPISEHEPSSRVPR
- a CDS encoding ROK family protein translates to MKKQLVAGVDLGGTSLSAVVADPSGNVLGLAEADTPPPNADPGPVIREIARIVREAAGAAGVDMGDLLALGVGAPGTLDPDTGFMAKAVNLGWLDVPFTRLLQDETGLPSFAAGDVQSAIMGEHTFGAAKGAASAIGVWIGTGLGGGIILGGELYRGHSGAAGEIGHMVVAPGGPECGCGRKGCIEAFASRTAIERDLRAAIAAGRKSVVLEIMEKRGKTRITSGILKRALAADDALTMEVLARAQDHLGTFVANLINVLDPEVVVVGGGLVEKLGDNFVAPIRAKAQAECFRRPAGPPRVLPSALGDDAGSLGASEIARRRLNRQVASLK